From one Brachypodium distachyon strain Bd21 chromosome 4, Brachypodium_distachyon_v3.0, whole genome shotgun sequence genomic stretch:
- the LOC100833610 gene encoding uncharacterized protein LOC100833610 → MAMNQLFLLLLVAAASIVASSATNTTSNSTAPSPTAYEMLGKYGFPPGILPQGVRHYVLHPDGSFNVSLPGDCEIKVAGYTLRYRSIIHGNIKSLLISELDGLSFKLVIQSVGGNLGVSEVKREGDDLRFQAGVVSKSFPFSDFAVSRRCN, encoded by the coding sequence ATGGCCATGAACcagctcttcctcctcctcctcgtggcTGCAGCCTCCATAGTGGCCTCTTCGGCCACCAACACCACGAGCAACTCCACGGCTCCAAGTCCAACGGCATACGAGATGCTGGGGAAGTACGGCTTCCCGCCGGGCATCCTCCCGCAAGGTGTTCGACATTATGTCCTCCACCCGGACGGCTCCTTCAATGTATCCCTCCCAGGCGACTGCGAGATCAAGGTCGCCGGCTATACGCTCCGGTACAGAAGCATCATACACGGGAACATCAAGTCCTTGCTGATTAGCGAGCTGGACGGGCTGAGCTTCAAGCTGGTAATCCAATCCGTAGGAGGGAATCTAGGCGTCAGCGAAGTTAAGCGCGAGGGCGACGATCTCAGGTTCCAAGCAGGCGTGGTGTCCAAGTCGTTTCCGTTTTCCGATTTCGCCGTCAGCCGGCGTTGCAATTGA